A region from the Vicia villosa cultivar HV-30 ecotype Madison, WI linkage group LG3, Vvil1.0, whole genome shotgun sequence genome encodes:
- the LOC131656957 gene encoding putative disease resistance protein At3g14460: MEAIQIQKEKLLSLSTFVKVLLENKVFTLLVDKFRRPEVLKKMKKTLSDLQDVLLCHDLEKVIPNPDVNQSLDLLRHAVFHVAFAFKELNFSWYGTSSLEYCIYVIDSNTINLFEILQGISSNSSTVDSHETPPTSSSILDAESSIYGRDADIKKLKHLLLSSDSDGDSKVRVISIVGMGGVGKTALAKHLYNHPQVKDKFELKLWVDFSTDVNDLSVFENILGSITSQTTTNDTTHINTIYPSFLLVLDGVWDARSVNWTLLMDIFNAAGETQSKVIVTTRDERVALSMQTFLSLHYLRPLKVEDCWSIVANHAFGEPSYQRYNREKIGRKIAKKCDGLPLAAIAHGALLRMLFFPSNLNHVLESHVRERAYQVLASLKLSYNFLSDPLKRCFEYCSIFPKKSILEKKMVVHLWIATGLVESSSSKYPEKVGEEYFDELVSRSLIHRRSIGDDEERNFEMHDLIHDVAREVSSPYCINMDKHNLHDRVHTLSYNREAYDSNDKFYKLSKLNGLRTFVALPLQEQLPLCLLSNKVLHDLLPTMIQLRVLSLSSYKSITKVPDSIGNLLYMQYLNLSHTNIVRLPSEICKLYRLQFLLLAGCKRFTELPKEMGKLINLRYLDVSNTALREMPVQIAKLVNIHTLSDFVISKHNGGLNIAHLGKFLHLHGKLSISQLQNVNEPFEVDRANIKMKEQIDELALEWDCDSTTLDSQIQNVVLEKLRPSTNLKSLTIKGYGGISIPNWLGDSLFSNMVYLRISNCNDCLWLPPLGKLGNLKELVIEGMHSVETIGIEFYGSGDSSFQPFPSLESLHFENMQEWEEWDLIGGTATMFPSLKTLLLSKCPKLTVGNLTDKFSSLTKLELRECPLVVQSMPLFDHVFRQLMLPLNSLQQLTLDGISSSLSFPRDGLAKTLKFLIITNCENLEFLPHEYLSNYTLLEELKISYSCNSMISFTLGALPILKSLFIEGCKNLKSILIAEDASLKSLSFLKSIKIWDCSELESFTLGGLATPNLRYIAIWKCEKLHSLPEAMNNLAGLQEMEIDNLPNLQSFVIDELPGSLQKLSVGSVGGIKWSTEPSWEHLTCLSVLRINGDDMVSTLMRPLLPTSLVTLCICGLNDTSIDEKWFQRLTSLENLEIINAPKLKSLPKKGFPSSLSVLSVTCCPLLEASLQKKRGKEWRKIAHIPSIIIDDELIT, encoded by the coding sequence ATGGAGGCTATTCAAATTCAGAAAGAAAAACTCTTGTCACTCTCAACTTTTGTGAAGGTGTTGTTAGAAAACAAAGTTTTCACTTTGTTGGTTGATAAGTTCAGGAGGCCCGAGGttttgaaaaagatgaagaaaacacTGTCTGATCTTCAAGATGTACTGCTTTGTCATGATCTGGAAAAAGTCATTCCTAATCCAGATGTCAACCAATCACTGGATTTGCTCAGACATGCTGTCTTTCACGTTGCTTTTGCCTTCAAGGAACTCAACTTTTCATGGTATGGTACCTCAAGTTTAGAATattgcatttatgtgattgattCCAAtacaataaatttatttgaaatattaCAAGGCATCAGTTCAAATTCTAGTACTGTTGATTCCCATGAAACTCCTCCAACTAGTTCTTCTATTTTGGATGCTGAATCTTCTATTTATGGAAGAGATGCTGATATTAAAAAACTTAAACATCTTTTGTTGTCTAGTGATAGTGATGGTGATAGTAAAGTAAGAGTGATTTCCATTGTTGGTATGGGAGGGGTTGGTAAAACAGCCCTTGCTAAACACCTTTACAATCATCCACAAGTTAAGGATAAATTCGAGTTAAAACTGTGGGTAGATTTCTCAACTGATGTTAATGATTTGAGTGTTTTCGAAAACATTCTTGGATCTATCACTTCACAAACAACCACTAATGATACAACTCACATCAATACCATTTACCCAAGTTTTTTGCTGGTATTGGATGGAGTGTGGGATGCAAGATCTGTCAATTGGACATTACTCATGGATATCTTTAATGCTGCAGGGGAAACTCAAAGTAAGGTCATCGTCACAACACGAGATGAAAGAGTTGCACTATCCATGCAAACCTTTCTTTCTCTCCACTATCTCAGACCCTTGAAAGTTGAAGATTGTTGGTCTATAGTTGCCAATCATGCATTTGGAGAACCTAGCTACCAACGATATAATCGAGAAAAAATTGGCAGGAAAATAGCTAAGAAGTGTGATGGACTACCATTAGCTGCAATAGCACATGGGGCTCTTCTTCGCATGTTATTCTTCCCAAGCAACTTGAATCATGTGCTAGAAAGTCACGTTCGGGAAAGAGCTTATCAGGTGCTAGCTTCTCTCAAATTGAGCTACAATTTTCTTTCTGATCCTTTAAAACGATGTTTTGAGTATTGTTCAATTTTTCCAAAGAAATCCATCTTAGAAAAGAAGATGGTAGTTCATTTGTGGATTGCAACAGGCTTAGTAGAATCATCATCGTCCAAATATCCAGAAAAAGTTGGAGAAGAATACTTTGATGAGCTAGTGTCAAGGTCGTTGATACATCGGCGATCtattggagatgatgaggaaagAAATTTTGAAATGCACGACTTAATCCATGATGTGGCTAGAGAGGTTTCATCTCCATACTGTATCAATATGGACAAACATAACCTACATGATAGGGTGCATACCTTATCATACAATAGAGAGGCATATGATTCAAatgataaattttataaattatccAAATTAAACGGCCTGCGTACTTTTGTAGCATTACCATTACAAGAACAATTGCCTCTTTGTTTGCTATCAAATAAGGTACTACATGACTTGCTGCCAACAATGATACAATTACGCGTGTTGTCTCTGTCAAGCTACAAAAGTATCACCAAGGTTCCTGACTCTATTGGAAATTTGTTATACATGCAGTACTTAAATCTTTCTCACACTAATATTGTAAGGTTGCCTTCTGAAATATGCAAGCTTTACCGTTTGCAGTTCTTGTTGTTGGCAGGCTGTAAAAGGTTCACTGAATTGCCGAAGGAGATGGGAAAATTGATTAATCTGCGCTACCTTGACGTTAGTAACACCGCGTTGAGGGAGATGCCCGTACAAATAGCCAAACTAGTAAATATCCACACTTTGTCTGACTTTGTTATCAGCAAACATAATGGTGGATTGAATATTGCACATCTAGGAAAATTTCTCCACCTACATGGAAAACTTTCAATCTCACAGCTACAAAATGTTAATGAACCCTTTGAAGTAGATCGAGCCAATATAAAGATGAAAGAACAAATAGACGAGTTAGCTTTGGAATGGGATTGTGATAGTACTACTTTAGattcacaaattcaaaatgttgtgCTTGAAAAGTTGCGACCCTCAACAAATTTGAAAAGTCTAACCATCAAAGGCTATGGTGGAATCAGCATTCCGAATTGGTTGGGTGATTCTTTATTTAGCAACATGGTGTATTTAAGGATCTCGAACTGTAATGATTGTTTATGGCTTCCACCCCTTGGAAAATTGGGAAATTTGAAAGAACTCGTTATTGAAGGGATGCACTCAGTGGAGACAATTGGCATTGAGTTCTATGGAAGTGGTGATTCTTCGTTTCAACCATTTCCGTCTTTGGAGAGTTTACACTTTGAGAATATGCAAGAGTGGGAGGAATGGGACTTGATTGGAGGTACAGCTACAATGTTTCCTAGTCTAAAAACTTTATTGCTAAGTAAGTGCCCGAAACTGACAGTAGGAAACCTAACTGACAAATTTTCTTCCTTAACTAAACTTGAGTTAAGAGAATGTCCTTTAGTGGTTCAATCAATGCCATTATTTGATCATGTATTCAGGCAATTGATGCTGCCTTTGAACTCTCTTCAACAGCTGACTTTAGACGGCATTTCATCTTCATTGTCTTTTCCAAGAGACGGTCTAGCAAAAACCTTGAAATTTCTCATAATAACTAATTGTGAAAATCTAGAGTTCCTTCCTCATGAATACTTGTCCAATTACACATTGCTTGAGGAACTGAAAATATCTTATAGCTGCAATTCAATGATATCATTTACCTTGGGTGCTCTCCCTATCCTCAAGAGTCTGTTTATTGAAGGTTGTAAAAATTTGAAATCAATATTAATTGCAGAAGATGCGTCACTAAAGAGTCTCTCATTTCTTAAAAGCATCAAAATATGGGATTGTAGCGAATTGGAGTCATTTACCCTAGGTGGATTGGCCACTCCAAATCTTCGCTATATTGCAATATGGAAGTGTGAGAAGCTTCATTCACTGCCAGAAGCAATGAACAATCTAGCCGGCCTTCAAGAAATGGAAATTGATAATCTAccaaatcttcaatcttttgtCATAGATGAGTTGCCTGGTAGTTTACAGAAACTGTCTGTTGGCTCTGTTGGTGGGATTAAGTGGAGTACTGAGCCAAGTTGGGAACATCTCACTTGTCTCTCGGTGTTGCGAATTAACGGTGATGATATGGTGAGCACATTGATGAGGCCATTGCTACCTACATCGCTTGTGACACTATGCATTTGTGGTCTTAATGATACAAGCATTGATGAGAAGTGGTTTCAACGTCTGACTTCTCTCGAAAACCTTGAGATTATTAATGCTCCAAAACTCAAGTCATTGCCAAAGAAAGGATTTCCTTCCTCTCTCTCAGTGCTTAGTGTGACTTGCTGTCCATTACTGGAAGCAAGTTTGCAGAAAAAGCGGGGGAAAGAGTGGCGTAAGATTGCTCACATTCCCTCCATAATTATTGATGACGAATTGATCACATGA